The genomic window CGTCTCTCTATCTGCTGTACGGCACAATAAACAGTAAAATTCCTTACTATTTGTGCTTTCGAACGCTCAGTCAGACGATTCGGTGTAAAAAAACGTGATACAAGAGAAAGATGTTACGCGTCAAGATCCTCGTAAGGATGTCGCTCAATATATGCAGCGTGAAGAAAAGGAGATCGTCGATCTTGCCTGCAAATTGATCAATGCAAAGACCGAGAACCCGCCCGGAGACGAGATCCTTGCGGTGCGCATTGTAGAGGACTTTTTTCAGTCATTGCGGATTCCCTGTAAGATCTTTGAAAAGGTAAAGAACCGGGCAAATATCGTCGGTTACCTGGGCGGCAAGGGCGAATGGCCGTCCGCCCCTACGCTGCTTGTTGCATGTCATTTAGACGTTGTGCCAGCAGGCGACGACTGGAAGCGGAATCCCTTTGAGGCTTGGATAGAAGATGGCAGGATCTATGGCAGGGGTTCATCTGACAACAAGGGGCAGATGGCGTCCATGATGGCCGTTGCCAGATTTCTGAAAGAACATGAATCAGGATTGAAAGGGCAACTGATCCTGGCAGGCGTCGCCGATGAGGAGCGCGGTTCGGCGCTTGGCCTGGAATATCTCCTGAACGAATGCGGGATCAAGGCTGACTACGCCATTATTCCCGACGTTGCCCATAACATGAAATTAATTGATGTGACGGAAAAGGGCGCGCTGTTTCTGGAAATCACCTCCCACGGCAAGCAGGCGCATGGCTCCAGGCCGGAAGCAGGGATAAATGCGATAGAGAATATGATGCCCTTGCTGGAGCGTATAAAGCAATTAAAGTTTCAAAAAACCTCACACCCGCTCCATACCCCCCCGACGATAAATCTCGGATCAATCCACAGCGGAACGGCGCCCAATATCGTGCCTGCGCTCTGCAAAGCACAGCTGGATATCCGGTACCTGCCCGACGATTCAGCGGACAACATTGTCCA from Candidatus Brocadia sp. includes these protein-coding regions:
- a CDS encoding M20 family metallopeptidase — translated: MQREEKEIVDLACKLINAKTENPPGDEILAVRIVEDFFQSLRIPCKIFEKVKNRANIVGYLGGKGEWPSAPTLLVACHLDVVPAGDDWKRNPFEAWIEDGRIYGRGSSDNKGQMASMMAVARFLKEHESGLKGQLILAGVADEERGSALGLEYLLNECGIKADYAIIPDVAHNMKLIDVTEKGALFLEITSHGKQAHGSRPEAGINAIENMMPLLERIKQLKFQKTSHPLHTPPTINLGSIHSGTAPNIVPALCKAQLDIRYLPDDSADNIVHAIKNIIRETEARSHAKFDLKILSNQVPTAVPADNPLVELISKHAVSVLGTRPQPRGMSGATVTKQLIQKGIVAVGFGPGDETEAHATNESIRIQELVDFAQIMTLIALDMLS